One Salvelinus fontinalis isolate EN_2023a chromosome 22, ASM2944872v1, whole genome shotgun sequence genomic window, ctcttggagaagagagaacagctgtgagttggtgttacttcctgggttagactcttggagaggagagaacagctgtgagttggtgtcttcctgggttagactcttggagaggagagaacagctgtgagttggtgtcttcctgggttagactcttggagaggagagaacagctgtgagttggtgtcttcctgggttagactcttggagaggagagaacagctgtgagttggtgtcttcctgggttagactcttggaaaagagagaacagctgtgagttggtgtcttcctgggttagactcttggaaaagagagaacagctgtgagttggtgtcttcctgggttagactcttggagaagagagaacagctgtgagttggtgtcttcctgggttagactcttggagaggagagaacagctgtgagttggtgtcttcctgggttagactcttggagaagagagaacagctgtgagttggtgtcatcctgggttagactcttggagaggagagaacagctgtgagttggtgtcttcctgggttagactcttggagaggagagaacagctgtgagttgtgaagctgtttgtgtgtgtgtttgtgaatgtgCCTGTGTACATGCGAGtgagtgtctctgtctgggtgtcagGGGGTGTCAAGCATGAGGCAGTTACATTAGCATCCATAATGAccggggagggagagggagagaggaagatgtAGCCACTCCTTTGTCTCAGTGTGGTGTAGAACGGGAGGGATGATGACCCAGGTTAAGAGTTCAGAGGTCAACATTATCCAGGAAGGAATAGACAGAAGGGAGACATGAATTCCAGAGTGGGGAAGGAGTATTAGTTTAATGTGATGAATGCAGTCAAAATATTTACTctgacacactctctcactctaacacacacagactgtgTACTGTGGTCTGGAAACAACTCCAGATAGGTAGAATATCTTCCACTTCGGTATGCAGTATCTTTATATGGACTTTAATGTTCTCAGAGAAGAATCAGTATTTTCAGAGCCATAATATTTAATTGACCTTTTCTTTCACCAGTTCACACGAGTTAGCATATTAATTGCATAGTAAACTGTTTATTTCAATGGGATTCTGAGTGCATATTATGAATTATTAGACTATCCCCAGCTATTCCATGATGATGAGGACCATGATGGGCATTAGCTATAGTAAAGAACACATTACACTTACAAGGGGTGGTTAAGTGAGATAAATATCTCTCTTTTAGAGAAACTGACATCCTCCTTTCATTCCAATCacatgctgacacacacacacacacacacacacacacacacacacacacacacacacacacacacacacacacacacacacacacacacacacacacacacacacacacacacactctgctcaCACTTCCAGTGACATGGAAACGTTTTTATCTGATAGATTGGATATCTGGAGAGTAACCTTTACGCCGTAATGTAGAGCCTCGCCTGTGAAAATATTGAAGAGGACTTCACTTAAACAGTGGTGTGTATGTCACAGAGTGACAGTTTAAATAGGGTCTTTGTCTTGTACTCAACAGTATGATTACTGATCTCATTATTAGGTTAAATAAGCTTGTTGTCTTTGTCCTCAACAGGCTAAGTGCTGCGCAGCTAACTCCTATGTCTATAGGAATTCCATCAGATTCAGCCTAGCAACAGTCATTACCAGACACAGCCAATAGGAGGTGCTATAGAGCTACATATCTCACTGTCCCTTGGTTTTATATCAGTGAAGGTGTCTGAAAAACAACAAAGGTCTGCAGTGGCTGCTAGCTCAATGcctgtttccccccccccacaATGTCATGGTGTTAATATGAATTAAAGTGTAAATATATTAGATTTGCTCTCAGCCTCTCAGATTGAGGAGTATAATGACACTGATCTCATGTATTTGTAATGTATTTGGCTCCACCTAGCAGATGTTTTTATCTAAAGTGACTTCTAGTACAGTGAGCGCATATGTTTGTTGTATGTGtactaactgagccacacaggaccacataGGGATTTAGGGTAAAAtgatcccagatctgtgtctATATTAAGCCACATAGACCCATCCTAACCTAGTCCTTGTCTCTATTGTACAggtgtctgagagagagacatttaCCGGAAGTCAATCTGTGGACAGCCCAGGGACTGACCTAGTGGTGAGCAGTTCACACAACGGCCCACTAACCAGTGGTACAGGTAATACACACACAATGACTTCTTCTGCACGTGTAATTTGTCGTCGTTTCAGACAGTGGAATTTTCATTCAGAATACATTACACCCACATTTAGCCTTCACTTTACACATTTGCTTGATTATTAGTTTGGCTTCCACACCTGTGGCTATCTAATCCATGGcgggatgtgatgcagcctggattcgaaccaggtactgcagagacgtggggctcccgagtggcgcagtggtctaagacaagaggcgtcactgcagtacctgattctcaaactctctctctgttAACCCGGCAtaaccacccacccacacactatCCCCTTTGTTGTGTCCAATTCAATTACATTAAACTCAACCCAACTGATCTAAAAAAATGTTTTGATTCAATTGGATTGATCCATCCTCTCCCAGTGTTGACAGACACCCAGGACAGCAGTCCCCAGCCCTCTGAGGAGATGCTGTCCAGCCAGTCAGAGCTGCGGAGCTCCAAGTGTCCCCAGGACCGCGAGCTGCCCAGCATCCCACCCAACAGCGCCCTGGAGGGGATGGGATCCTCCAGCGAAccccctctacctgtctctgGAGACGGCACCTATGAGGTATTAGGGattcatgttgttgttgttcctgTGTACTTATACAGCTACTTATTGGAACGAGTCCTCTTGTTTTTATTGTATAGTTGTACTGGATTGTGTTGTCTATTTTGTGTTGGAGTATACACCCAGGAAGACTAGTCTAATGTACTGACAGCTGTCTCAATCAACTAACTAGGTGGTGAAGGAGAGAGGCGGCATCTTAACGGCGTCCCGTGACGTGAGCGTTGAAGACTCCCTCTACGAGACGGTCAAAGAGCTGAAGGACCATCCAGGGAGCCTGGCTGTAGGTATACCCAACGGACACGGTACTACGTCCCCCTTCAGCCCCGATGACGACCCTCACCACCTCCACAACCACCTACCCCCTTCCCACCACCGTCCAGCCCTCCACAATGGCCACCTCAGCCCCTGCAGCACCCCGGAGCGGGGGCCCCTGTGCGCGGGAGTGGAGTACGCCTCGGTGGATCTGAACAAGAAGAGCCGTTACAGTGCAGACCTGGAGGCCAGGCGCTCAGCCACCATCGCTGCTGCTGTGGGCCCCACAGAGGAGCCCGAGGAGGAGGACAGACCCCCGCCTGTACCTGACAAGGTGCTGGATGAGAACGACAACCAGCCGACCATGATGGACGCAGGaggggtggtggtagtgggggcAGCACTTCACAACGGAGAGGTGAGGATggttgtctgtgtttgtgtctgtgtttgtgtctgtgtttgtgtctgtgtttgtgtctgtgtttgtgtctgtgtttgtgtctgtgtttgtgtctgtgtttgtgtctgtgtttgtgtctgtgtttgtgtctgtgtttgtgtctgtgtttgtgtctgtgtttgtgtctgtgtttgtgtctgtgtttgtgtctgtgtttgtgtctgtgtttgtgtctgtgtttgtgtctgtgtttgtgtctgtgtttgtgtctgtgtttgtgtctgtgtttgtgtctgtgtttgtgtctgtgtttgtgtacgCCTATGTGTGTAAGAGAGAAATTGAGTAAACGGACAGTAGGACGACAGCGCTAAGTATTCCTCACAATACTACATGTATTGATTCACTAGATAGTGATTTGCATCCTTTCCCCTGGCAAAGGAGACTCCCTCTTCCACTCAATTAGGATATTTGAAACTTCCTGCTCCCGATGAGAGAGATCTAAAGGTTATTAATGAAGTTAGGTACGCCGGGAGTTTTAGTGAGagctttataaataaaaagaCAGTGATGAACCAACCTACGAGACTTCAAAGAGGGCCAACCTACTTTTAGGTAAagaatgcagtgatgtgtactgaacctgtcacctgtAATAAAACgaagtacacacacacgcacgcacgcacacacgcacacacacacacacacacgtgtgcaggcacacacatacacagacacacacacacacacacacacacacacacacacacacacacacgtacgtgtgcaggcacacacgcacacgcacacacacacacacacacacacacacacacacacacacacacacacacacacacacacacacacacacacacacgtacgtgtgcaggcacacacatacacagacacgcatACACAAACTAcaaccccccccaccacacacacacacacacagccttgtcTGTCTAGCCCTCCTTTGTGGCTTTTCTCCGAGCAACCTTCTTTTGTCTCTGAAGCTCCAGCCAATTAGCTAATCAGTAATACTAGTGTATCATTGGACAGCAGGTAACGCCTAGCCCAGCTTGACCCTCTGGCTTTCTTCTATATGATGAAATATTGAACCAACCGCAGGGCTGCACTGGGCCACCTGCACCCCCAAAGCATGTTCCTATTGCGTCTCCCCGTGTTGGAATGTGGAGTCAGCATTAATTCTCCTCTACGCGTCTCTACCCCCACTTTTATTTTTACAACCTCCATATAACGCACGGATGGAAtcgtatggacacacacacacatttgcagaCACTCTGGAACTGATTTAAGGTTAACCCAGAACATTCTTTATTCTCGGTGGCGGTGCGTCGGTGTGACTGGGGTTGGCTGGTGATTTGTCTTGTCACACCGTAATGTGTATGGTAATGTATGCAGatcagagtggaggagaggatgtGGGTGTCTTTTGTTATGGTCCtgcggagaggagaagagagggggagaagagatgaggagagggaaggagattgATTGTGGGCAGGCTCTCCTCTGACTGACAGACCAGGCAGATGACGGATGAcactcaagtgtgtgtgtgtgtgtgtgtgtgtgtgtgtgtgtacacaggaGGACATCTGCGTGTTTATGTCTGAAAGGTTCTTCCTCAGGTAGATCCTCagatccctcacacacacacacacacacacacacacacacatgacacataCAATATCCTCTCCTGCTCGGTAACACAGCTATTGAGCCATAATAAACAGAAATGACTCTGTTCTGTTGTCTGGAATAATATGACTTTATGTTGCCCGTGACCTTACAAGCTTCTGCTCTACACTGACAAAATGTAATTGAACTTGCCAGTCACTAGTGTGATGTACACCAGGGGCCATTTTCTTAGATAAACTGTGATATTCAGCTTGTCAACAGTCAAGTTGTCTGTCGCCAAAGGGAAAGAGCTTTATtttattcagagagagagagcgagagagagagagagagagagagagtgtgtgtgtgtgtgtgtgtgtgtgtgtgtgcctgtatgtgtgtgtgcgtgtatgtgtgtgtgtgtttgcctgtggggggtgtgcctgtatgtgtgtgtgtgtttgcctgtggggtgtgtgtgtgtgtgtgtgtgtgtgtttgcttgcctgtatgtgtgtgagcgtgtttgcctgtatgtgtgtgtgtgtgtgagcgtgtttgcctgtgtgtgtgtgtgtggtgtgtgtgtttgcctgtgtgtgtttgtgtacacatGTGAAACCACACCACATATTctctggttgactgactgacgcGTTGGCATGTTAGACTTCAGGTCTCCATCATCAGCCTCATAGTAGATGTCCTGTCTGTCAGTGCATACCCCAAACTGCCTTGATAAACcaaatgaccaaaagtatgtggacacctgcttgtcaaacatctcattccaaaatcatgggcattaatatacaGTTGGACCCCCTTtgctgggaaggcttttcactaggtGTTggtacattgctgcggggacttgcttccgttcagccacaagagtattagtgagtcgggcactgatgttgggcgattagacctggctcgtagtcggcattccaattcatcccaaaggtgt contains:
- the LOC129819937 gene encoding phosphoprotein associated with glycosphingolipid-enriched microdomains 1-like, producing MAPVLSALLGPGVAGSGVVMATSLGSEPLVLVVTLMAISAIVLLSLLLQLCASCQGQNKSNGRPGDHENLMNGVSERETFTGSQSVDSPGTDLVVSSSHNGPLTSGTVLTDTQDSSPQPSEEMLSSQSELRSSKCPQDRELPSIPPNSALEGMGSSSEPPLPVSGDGTYEVVKERGGILTASRDVSVEDSLYETVKELKDHPGSLAVGIPNGHGTTSPFSPDDDPHHLHNHLPPSHHRPALHNGHLSPCSTPERGPLCAGVEYASVDLNKKSRYSADLEARRSATIAAAVGPTEEPEEEDRPPPVPDKVLDENDNQPTMMDAGGVVVVGAALHNGELLSPSPGLHNHVLSENELSDMYSTVMKTHLDVEEKESDYSSIAEIKGLVPESSSSDLYATVRDIYPQLGEGESDPQGPPGDLQESPAESIDPGYENVCLTKSGSGEDLGLRNQVQEPDYESVGELGLGLNRESSRL